The Brassica napus cultivar Da-Ae unplaced genomic scaffold, Da-Ae ScsIHWf_1006;HRSCAF=1412, whole genome shotgun sequence genome includes the window tttagacggagggtAACACATGTTAACGGAActaaagttgagggtttatttcacatgatttttagttgaggtttttttttacgatttatctttaattgaggggtttaattactaaaaatccttgatataaataaaaatttacgtTATATTTAGGCTAATTACAGCATTTCTAATCcaatctataatattatttacagGTAACTCACTCCAATTcattttttaatctatatatattttaaaaaaataagaacattATTCTATTTCTACACTATATCAAAACTAttgttattataaaaatacattgaAACAAACTCCagatatattataatattttctatctTCGAGAAAATAgcaacaaacattagaaatagaccatgaaaaaattaattttaaaagttcaaagtttaaattttttttgactaaCAAAAACTATTCTATTATTCAAATTTGAAGGTGGTTTTCGTAAATAAACCATAATAGAacaactaataaattaaaattctctATAAAAAGATATTGCCGTTCAAGCTAAAGAGTCTGAAATTTGATTTTGCGCTCATGGAATATGAGTAATCCCGAAATACGGGAAACATATCCGTAAAGTTTATATCCTCTCCAATTCTCCAATTTTGTTGTAAAACTTGGCCAAGCGTGTGGCTCCTTAATCATGTCGATCAAATCCTTGCAGTCCGTTCCAAAACGCTGACATGTCCAATATTGCAGCATACTCTCCATCGTCCATCTTAGTGCTTCTACTTCTGAGTGCAGAGGAGACTTTCGTCGAATATAATTTCATATCCCCATAAGTTGAACCTTCTCCAAGTTGTCCATCCAAGCCCATATACACCCGCTAAACTGTGATGCAGATGTCCATGATCCGTCTATCATGCATATATTAtccaagcttaagacttgagGTTCGTCACTACTATGGTCTTGTGGAGTTGATGGCACCATCTCGGTTACATTCAACCAGGTTTGATATTCATTCTCTGCATAGCAAACTAGCTCTAAAGGATTTCGGTCTATTTcccataattttatttatcatttctGACTTTTCAAATGTACCAGATTATCGAGAGATAAAGATCACTATCTAAAACTGGCTCAATAATGATGTTTTTCTTCTAGAAGAGAATCTATATTATCATATATCCTCGAGACAAGAAATATATTTGAATTCGTTGGCGTTGAAGATAAGGTCCAAACTTGTAGAGATGATGGGCATTTAAAAATTGCATGAGTAACAAATTGTTCTGATTCTCTACATCTTATATAGTAGTTATCGCATCTTATGTTACGTCTTATTAAGGTTTTCGTTACTATCACATGATCCGTTATCAATtggtatattaatttaaattatttttaattaaaggaaaactaaaacaaaattcaaCAGTTTTATTAGATGTGTGATAAGTAAATCATTATTAGTTGCTCATTTAAATATACCAGTGTTCTAAAACGCGTTAAGCGTTCATTACGCATTAGATGATTGTATAGCACCTAGCCGTATAGGCGGACGCCTATACGGGGTGTATacggatatatatttttacacgaaatataagtatatgattaatatatataactatataatataacatatataaatagtttttaaattataaaaattaaagccattttaaatgtataaagatgataaatttaaaataatttgcaacaattatactaatatctataatcatataaatacataaaataaataaaagtaatataaataataacattaataaaaattattatattatagtttatttttctgAATATTAGTGCTTAAAATCTGTCTAGGCGTCCGCGTAGACCGTATAATGTCCGTCTAAACGCTATTATTTACTCGAATTATATAAATCCGTATAAAATActgtataacataaaaatagtaTGGTTGGCTACTGTATTTTGATTCCGTTTAAACGGACGCCTAGGCCGTGGGTTTAGAACACTGAAATATACTAAGAGACCAATATCAATTACTAgtgcttatttatttatttatttatttttttttatttttggcacAAAATTACTAGTGCTTATATTATTCTGAAAACCATTGCAATCACGGTGTTTGTTTTGAAACGACAAGTCGAATAAAAAAGCTGTAAATAAATAGTCGCAGGAGTACTTTTTTCCACGTTAACATGATAACAATTCATAAGGTCTTGGTCTTCCTTTTTTCCTTTGTATGTTGTCTCAACGTtcttggtcttttttttttgtcaaccgtTCTTGGTctttcttaaacaaaaaaaactatagactatttataaataataagtcGATACCAAAAATTGCACATGACTTCCTTTATTCTATAAAGCCCCACTTAAACGACAACGTCATGCAGCTAATCCTTTAACGTCGCAATGATGATGTCATCATCGATCCCTATCGTCCATTTCTTCATCTTGAGGTCGACGATATCGACCGTTCAAAGTCTCACACCGACGGCCTATAAAGAAGAGTATCAATGATAATTCtcccaaaaagaaaataagcTTATTAAGACTTTCACGTCTAAAAGTCTCGTTTCTTGtgatttaatcaaaaaaaaaaagtatcgtTTCTTGTGATAAACATGAGCTCGGAGAAGAAACAAGAACGCCGCGAAGAAGATAACGGTGATGGAAACAAAGGGTTATCGTCAAGTAAAATTGTACGTACGGTAACGGAGGAAGAGGTGGATGAGTTTTTCAAGATACTACGTAGAGTACACGTGGCGACACGGACGGGTGCGAAAGTTAACGTCGGTGTCGATGAACGAGGGTTACCGACTAAGAAGAGGAAACGGAGTCAGAGCCTTGGTTTGGTAAACTCATTGCATAGTAACGGCGTTAGAGATGGAGAACTCGATGGAATAACTCAGGTCGGGTTAAGAAATTCGGGTTTGGATCTGAACTGTAAACCGGAACCTGAAACCGTTAGTTTGTAATCCTTCTGCCGAGTTTACATCTTTCTTCCTATAATTAATTTCCAATATAcctaaataatttttaacattttataataGAATAATGTCTCCTAATCAAACCAATACAACAATATTAGTTTGTAGTATAGTATATTTACGATTTACGAAGCTTCGTATTAGCTCTTGTTCATGAGCAGTAAATGCTCTGCCAATAGAAGTCTTTGTTTTAATAAAGACAATAAAAGAAGAGAAGTCTCTGTTGGTATGAAAAATGTTACATTGTGGTCCATTCACGCGCTattaattagaatttttaaCTCTCCGAAACGCTTTATGACTTTGGAATTTCATTCCAAAATACTTTCCACTTGTGACAACCTTTTTACTTGCTGAATGACATTTATGTCTTCAGctaatagaaaaagaaaaaaaaaatcaaaccggATCCGAGTCTTCCAATTTACTTTCCGTACCAAACCCTCCTTTTACCAATTTCCAAACCCTAGTTTCTAATTCAAAATTCACAGCATCTCTCAAACCACCCCACCC containing:
- the LOC125595209 gene encoding protein NIM1-INTERACTING 2-like; this translates as MSSEKKQERREEDNGDGNKGLSSSKIVRTVTEEEVDEFFKILRRVHVATRTGAKVNVGVDERGLPTKKRKRSQSLGLVNSLHSNGVRDGELDGITQVGLRNSGLDLNCKPEPETVSL